The Polaribacter sp. Q13 sequence TAATGTTGGTTGCAAGACTAAGTATTGAATTAAAAAAAACATAAAAATAGATGTGAAAAAATTAACTCTTATATTTTGGCTTATAGTAGCTATTACTTCATGCACTAGTAAAGAAGAAAAAATAGTGCCAGTATATAAAAGTATTACAGAATCTGTTTATACTTCTGTTACTATTCAGCCAGATAGTTTATATCAAGTTTACGCATCTGTAGCTGGTATTTTAGAAAAAAACTTAGTAGAAGAAAATCAGGTAATATCTAAAGGAACGGCTATAGTACAAGTAGTTAATAACGCACCTAAACTAAATACCGAAAATGCTAAATTATCTTTAACATTAGCAAAAGAAAATTACAACGGAAATGCAGCAATTCTAAAAGGTCTTAAAGATGAAATTGTTGCGGCTAAAATTAAATTTAGAAATGATTCTATCAATTTTGTAAGACAACAAAATCTATGGAATCAAAAAATAGGTTCTAAAGTAGCATACGATACAAAAAAACTAAATTATGAGTTATCTTTAAATGATTTACAACTCATAAAAAACAACTACAACAGAACAGAAAGTCAATTATTAAATACTGTAAAACAAGCAGAAAACAATTATAAATCTTCCTTAATTAACACCAAAGATTTTAGAGTAAAAAGTAGCATAACCGGAAAAGTATACGCACTTTTTAAAGAACCAGGAGAAACTGTAACTATTACAGCACCTGTGGCTACCATTGGTAGTGCAACTAATTTTATAATAGAAATGTTGGTAGATGAAGTAGATATAGTA is a genomic window containing:
- a CDS encoding efflux RND transporter periplasmic adaptor subunit; the protein is MKKLTLIFWLIVAITSCTSKEEKIVPVYKSITESVYTSVTIQPDSLYQVYASVAGILEKNLVEENQVISKGTAIVQVVNNAPKLNTENAKLSLTLAKENYNGNAAILKGLKDEIVAAKIKFRNDSINFVRQQNLWNQKIGSKVAYDTKKLNYELSLNDLQLIKNNYNRTESQLLNTVKQAENNYKSSLINTKDFRVKSSITGKVYALFKEPGETVTITAPVATIGSATNFIIEMLVDEVDIVKISKNQKVIINLDAYNGRIFTGKVSKIYPLKDSRNQTFKVEALFDKAPEKLYPGLSGEANIIINKKDSVLTIPKEYLADFNKVKTDDGLVDISIGLQNMEFIEVLSGISKNTKIYKPE